In Sphingobacterium zeae, one genomic interval encodes:
- a CDS encoding phosphodiester glycosidase family protein: MKNKKYRNKLCITASFYLLLSLVACKQRDDYPVFEQREPVVTTPEVIPPDNEIGTLVKKIMDKTDIISIFKLDSTTTLADGMKRTHVRYVNKLNQAMSMQILEVDLSKSNVKVAALSPFDDYLFTVQTMADMAKYNEGRSGGKIIAAINGDVVTSSAPTGSFIFRSRLLKTTTTTATSNTRPFLGVKKDGSVFVGNKPSESSSMDAYNLNDLASLVSGGTWLLYKGATVASTTTTVQANTALGLNADKNYLYAVVVDGGTNAFSVGITYNDLGKIMQSIGASDAFVTNGGAASVMVQRIENDALTGGVSWKVVNKPVAAAGGSSANGIGFVVK; this comes from the coding sequence AAATATAGAAATAAACTGTGTATAACTGCATCGTTTTACTTGCTCCTTTCGCTGGTGGCTTGTAAACAGCGGGATGATTATCCTGTATTTGAGCAAAGAGAGCCTGTGGTGACTACCCCGGAAGTGATCCCGCCTGACAATGAGATCGGTACGCTCGTAAAAAAGATTATGGACAAAACGGATATCATCTCAATTTTTAAGCTGGATTCTACGACAACCCTTGCAGATGGAATGAAGCGTACGCATGTTCGTTATGTGAATAAATTAAATCAGGCCATGAGTATGCAGATTTTAGAGGTGGATCTTTCGAAGTCTAATGTAAAGGTGGCAGCATTAAGTCCTTTCGATGATTATCTATTTACGGTGCAGACGATGGCAGATATGGCGAAATATAATGAAGGCCGTTCTGGAGGTAAAATAATAGCAGCAATCAATGGAGATGTCGTAACCTCTTCGGCGCCGACAGGTTCGTTCATCTTTAGAAGTCGGCTGTTGAAAACGACTACCACGACCGCGACATCAAATACTAGGCCCTTTTTGGGTGTGAAAAAGGACGGTTCTGTTTTTGTAGGCAATAAACCATCGGAGTCATCGTCGATGGACGCATATAATTTAAATGATCTTGCTTCATTGGTGTCTGGGGGTACATGGCTGTTATATAAAGGTGCTACTGTGGCTTCGACGACAACAACGGTACAGGCGAATACAGCGTTGGGACTCAATGCTGATAAAAATTATTTGTATGCTGTGGTGGTGGATGGTGGTACGAATGCTTTTTCCGTTGGTATTACCTATAATGATTTAGGAAAGATTATGCAATCAATCGGAGCTTCAGATGCTTTTGTCACAAATGGTGGAGCTGCATCCGTAATGGTGCAACGCATAGAAAATGACGCGCTCACCGGCGGGGTAAGCTGGAAAGTGGTCAATAAGCCGGTAGCAGCTGCTGGTGGTTCTAGTGCCAATGGTATTGGTTTTGTAGTAAAATAG
- a CDS encoding exo-beta-N-acetylmuramidase NamZ family protein, whose product MMKTTLLKLAFVISFAGFVSCGSSLKSAQVNATNAIRVAGAAEHVILPGADQLDLYLPQLKGKKVGIMGNQTSIVGSDKRHIVDVLMENKVDLKFAFAPEHGFRGNVERGEKFGNDLDQKTGLPLFTLYGGNKKQDSIVNSIDVMIFDLQDVGARFYTYITSLHRVMELCAKHNKKLIILDRPNPNGDQVDGPVRHDDKFKSDVSWHKIAMIHGLTIGELAQMINGERWLENGRQADIQIVKVQNWDHKTMYDLPVVPSPSLPNPLSVRLYLSLCLFEGTDISVGRGTDWPFQVLGYTNPVYGSFTFTPGERHGMSKHVEGKGATNYGIDLRALDPAGQKFTLKYLLDFYQKTPDKSTFFARPEFFDKLAGTDQLRKQILAGQSEKQIRASWSDDLKAYKQMRKKYLLYTDFE is encoded by the coding sequence ATGATGAAAACTACCTTATTAAAACTTGCCTTTGTGATTTCCTTTGCCGGTTTTGTCTCTTGTGGCAGTTCACTAAAGTCTGCTCAGGTCAATGCGACAAATGCGATACGCGTAGCGGGGGCGGCAGAACATGTGATTTTGCCGGGAGCGGATCAGCTCGATTTATATCTGCCTCAATTAAAAGGTAAGAAGGTAGGTATTATGGGAAATCAAACTTCGATTGTTGGTTCCGATAAAAGGCATATTGTTGATGTATTGATGGAGAATAAAGTTGACTTAAAGTTTGCTTTTGCTCCAGAGCACGGTTTCCGTGGTAATGTTGAACGTGGCGAGAAGTTTGGGAATGATTTGGATCAGAAAACAGGTTTGCCTTTGTTTACATTATATGGTGGTAATAAAAAGCAGGATTCCATTGTGAATTCCATTGATGTCATGATTTTCGATCTACAAGATGTAGGTGCGCGTTTTTATACCTATATCACTTCATTGCATCGTGTCATGGAACTTTGTGCAAAACATAATAAAAAACTGATCATTCTCGATCGCCCAAATCCTAACGGCGATCAAGTAGATGGACCTGTAAGGCATGACGATAAATTTAAATCCGATGTGTCTTGGCATAAGATAGCGATGATTCACGGTCTGACTATTGGAGAGCTCGCACAGATGATCAATGGAGAACGTTGGTTGGAAAATGGGCGCCAGGCGGATATACAGATAGTGAAGGTGCAAAACTGGGATCACAAAACAATGTATGATTTGCCCGTAGTTCCCTCGCCAAGTCTACCCAATCCACTGTCTGTCCGTTTATATCTTTCATTGTGCCTTTTCGAAGGGACTGATATTTCGGTAGGACGTGGTACAGATTGGCCTTTTCAGGTTTTAGGATATACAAATCCGGTGTACGGTTCTTTTACGTTTACCCCCGGCGAACGTCATGGCATGTCGAAGCATGTGGAAGGAAAAGGGGCTACAAATTATGGTATAGACCTACGTGCTTTAGATCCAGCGGGTCAAAAATTCACCTTAAAATATCTATTGGATTTTTATCAAAAGACACCGGATAAATCCACTTTTTTTGCACGGCCTGAATTTTTTGATAAACTGGCAGGCACTGATCAGTTACGCAAGCAGATCCTTGCGGGTCAATCCGAGAAACAGATTCGTGCGTCGTGGTCCGATGACTTAAAAGCATATAAGCAAATGCGTAAAAAGTATCTGCTTTACACTGATTTTGAATAG
- a CDS encoding SusC/RagA family TonB-linked outer membrane protein: MRKFVLFSVALGLSFPSESYSFTKKEGTLNSGNLTSALLRSSAKGAVQNTVQGTVKDGKGPVSGVSVFLIGGTASTKTDAQGQFKITAAVGSKLRFSSIGYVTKEVTVTSGSLDVTLADDNQALDEVVVVGYGTQKKGNLTGAVSTINVKDNLQGRAIADVGRGIQGTTPGLTVVVPSGEVGSDPVMKIRGQMGSIAGGSSPLILLDNVEIPSIQLVNPADVESISVLKDAAASSIYGAKAAFGVVLITTKKGAKGGDSFNINYSNNFSFQNSAVDYNMGDVNALKYSLEAAERVGESETGAFYKINRESYQRALDWKKNYGNSIGANDPTVYGRDWYVNPAEPTKKYGVRTYNVEDYMIRKAAPTSQHDLSLSGTSGKTQYNLSMGLLSQSGMMKTTDHDKFNRTNAALRISSDINKYLTVRGGAMVSRRKKEYPYTTSSTTADPWLYLYRWSSLYPMGYDDRGNMIRSPWSETSSANTASFQNNYINLNLGATVNIKKNWKVDFDYTFSNQEEITTQPGTRFTAADSWVAGVARKDASGNPIYVNSDGQVVAAGATGAMPAYDLNYYTYTANGANPDHFLRASGARRNNTINAFTTYDLNLDDDHDFKFIAGVNRVTLDYDMNSSQTFNLLDIRNPQLGFGVNTSAQLAKGDAAWEAQLGYFGRVNYAYKNKYLVEANIRYDGSSKFPKDLKWQWFPSFSAGWVASEESFMEWAKPTLSQLKFRGSWGSIGDQTVPPSLYTSTMIPGDVAWLGADGSRYFTIGTPSAVRSELKWQRIETTDIGLDMRMFKNKLGLVFDWYRRDTKNMIVPSGDVSATFGAPAPQGNFGALRTQGWELALDFNHRFESGFGFNVRGTLSDAKTTILQYTNTRVISDYYNGKDVGEIWGYRTDRLYQAGDFEYGSDGKLVTTTVAGKVMNKLSDPNGAYNTFPTSSNFKFGPGDVKFTDLNGDGQINAGAGTLDDHGDMEIIGNETPRYEYGFRLGFDYKGFDLSGFMQGVGKRQIWGNGFLTIPGYNASDGAMPAAIADNFWSADHTGAFYPRAYNNAASNDANNMVKQSRYLLDMSYLRIKNITLGYTLPSTFTRKAFIKTARVYTSLENFFTFDKLNGLPVDPEAINGFSIFNATNYNSGRTGVGTPMFKSVSFGVQVNF; the protein is encoded by the coding sequence ATGAGAAAATTTGTACTATTTTCTGTTGCTCTTGGATTGAGTTTTCCTTCTGAATCCTATTCTTTTACAAAGAAAGAAGGTACGTTGAACAGTGGTAATTTAACAAGCGCTCTTCTACGTTCTTCTGCAAAAGGTGCGGTTCAAAATACGGTGCAAGGTACTGTAAAGGATGGAAAAGGTCCAGTCTCTGGGGTAAGTGTATTTTTAATTGGCGGTACTGCGTCAACAAAGACCGATGCTCAAGGACAATTTAAAATTACAGCTGCCGTGGGGAGCAAGTTGCGTTTTTCATCTATTGGATACGTGACGAAAGAAGTTACCGTAACTTCAGGTTCGCTTGATGTGACGCTAGCCGACGATAATCAAGCGTTGGATGAAGTTGTGGTGGTGGGTTACGGTACGCAGAAAAAAGGTAACTTAACTGGTGCTGTTTCTACTATTAACGTAAAGGATAATCTGCAGGGCCGTGCCATTGCAGATGTTGGCCGTGGTATTCAAGGTACGACACCGGGTCTGACCGTTGTGGTGCCTAGTGGAGAAGTTGGATCCGATCCTGTGATGAAAATTCGTGGTCAAATGGGTTCGATTGCTGGGGGATCTAGTCCGCTTATTTTATTGGATAATGTGGAGATTCCAAGTATCCAATTGGTTAATCCTGCTGATGTCGAGTCTATTTCGGTGCTGAAGGATGCAGCAGCTTCTTCTATCTATGGTGCTAAAGCTGCATTTGGTGTGGTATTGATTACCACAAAAAAAGGAGCAAAGGGTGGTGATAGCTTCAATATCAATTATTCCAATAACTTCTCCTTCCAGAACTCTGCCGTAGATTATAATATGGGGGATGTGAATGCGCTTAAATACTCTTTGGAGGCAGCTGAACGTGTCGGAGAATCTGAGACAGGTGCTTTTTATAAGATTAACCGCGAAAGCTATCAACGGGCATTGGATTGGAAAAAGAATTACGGTAACTCCATTGGTGCTAATGATCCTACTGTTTATGGCCGTGATTGGTATGTCAATCCTGCCGAACCTACTAAAAAGTATGGTGTTCGTACCTACAACGTAGAGGATTATATGATCCGTAAGGCTGCGCCTACTTCTCAGCATGATTTAAGTCTTTCGGGTACATCTGGTAAGACACAATATAATTTGAGCATGGGTTTGTTGAGTCAGTCTGGTATGATGAAAACAACGGATCATGACAAGTTTAACCGTACAAATGCGGCATTGCGCATATCCTCTGATATTAATAAATACTTAACTGTACGCGGTGGTGCTATGGTATCGCGCCGTAAAAAAGAGTATCCTTATACAACAAGTTCAACGACCGCAGATCCGTGGTTGTATCTTTATCGCTGGAGCTCATTGTATCCGATGGGGTATGACGACAGAGGTAATATGATTCGTAGTCCATGGAGCGAGACGTCTTCCGCAAATACGGCGAGTTTCCAAAATAACTACATCAATCTGAATTTAGGAGCCACTGTGAATATCAAGAAGAACTGGAAAGTTGATTTTGATTATACATTCTCCAATCAAGAGGAAATCACAACGCAGCCTGGTACACGTTTTACTGCGGCAGATTCTTGGGTTGCGGGTGTAGCGAGAAAAGATGCTTCGGGCAATCCGATCTATGTAAATTCTGACGGTCAGGTGGTTGCTGCAGGTGCTACAGGAGCGATGCCTGCATATGATCTGAATTACTATACGTATACAGCTAATGGAGCAAATCCTGATCACTTTTTGAGAGCTTCAGGTGCTCGTCGTAACAATACGATCAATGCGTTCACAACCTATGATTTAAATCTGGACGATGATCATGATTTCAAATTTATTGCCGGTGTTAACCGTGTGACGTTGGATTATGATATGAACTCTTCGCAAACATTTAACTTATTGGATATTCGTAATCCACAATTGGGTTTCGGTGTAAATACGTCTGCGCAATTGGCGAAAGGTGATGCTGCATGGGAGGCACAACTAGGCTATTTCGGACGTGTAAATTATGCCTATAAAAATAAATATCTTGTGGAGGCAAACATTCGCTATGATGGTTCTTCGAAATTTCCGAAAGATCTGAAATGGCAATGGTTCCCATCTTTCTCGGCAGGTTGGGTAGCGTCGGAAGAGAGTTTTATGGAATGGGCTAAGCCTACGCTTAGTCAGTTGAAGTTCAGAGGCTCGTGGGGATCTATTGGTGACCAAACTGTACCTCCAAGTTTATACACATCGACAATGATACCTGGGGATGTCGCTTGGTTGGGTGCTGACGGTAGCCGTTATTTTACGATCGGAACTCCTTCGGCAGTAAGAAGTGAATTGAAATGGCAGCGTATTGAAACGACAGACATAGGTTTGGATATGCGCATGTTCAAAAACAAATTGGGGTTAGTTTTCGATTGGTATCGAAGAGATACTAAAAACATGATCGTCCCAAGTGGTGATGTTAGCGCAACGTTTGGAGCTCCAGCACCACAGGGTAACTTTGGCGCCTTACGTACACAAGGATGGGAACTCGCTTTAGATTTTAACCATCGTTTTGAAAGTGGCTTTGGCTTTAATGTCAGAGGAACGTTATCCGATGCGAAAACGACTATTCTGCAATATACAAATACGCGGGTAATTTCAGATTACTATAATGGTAAAGATGTGGGTGAAATCTGGGGCTATCGTACTGATAGGTTGTATCAGGCGGGTGATTTTGAATATGGTTCGGATGGTAAGCTAGTTACGACAACAGTGGCAGGTAAAGTGATGAATAAACTTTCAGATCCTAATGGCGCTTACAATACCTTCCCGACAAGCAGTAATTTTAAATTTGGTCCTGGTGACGTGAAATTTACTGACTTGAATGGCGATGGTCAGATTAATGCCGGAGCTGGTACCTTGGATGATCATGGTGATATGGAGATTATCGGTAACGAAACACCGCGTTATGAATACGGCTTCCGTTTGGGATTTGACTATAAGGGCTTTGATCTTTCTGGATTTATGCAGGGGGTAGGAAAACGTCAGATCTGGGGTAATGGTTTCTTGACGATTCCAGGTTATAACGCTTCAGATGGTGCTATGCCTGCAGCAATTGCTGATAATTTCTGGTCTGCAGACCATACAGGTGCTTTCTATCCGAGAGCATATAATAATGCGGCAAGCAATGATGCAAACAATATGGTTAAACAGTCCCGTTACCTATTGGATATGTCTTATTTACGTATTAAAAATATCACATTGGGTTATACCCTTCCATCGACATTTACGCGAAAAGCATTTATCAAAACGGCAAGAGTATATACTTCATTGGAAAACTTCTTCACTTTTGATAAGCTGAACGGCTTACCAGTAGACCCAGAGGCAATCAATGGATTTTCTATTTTTAATGCTACAAATTATAACTCGGGTAGAACAGGAGTTGGTACACCAATGTTTAAGTCGGTGTCGTTTGGTGTTCAGGTTAATTTTTAA